Proteins encoded within one genomic window of Triticum aestivum cultivar Chinese Spring chromosome 2D, IWGSC CS RefSeq v2.1, whole genome shotgun sequence:
- the LOC123052496 gene encoding probable long-chain-alcohol O-fatty-acyltransferase 5, with translation MASEVASLALVSAAVAAAMAYARLAASRLGPGLPRLAALLPVLLLLPILPFTFSSIHLRTISAFFLVWLCGFKLLLLAAGHGPLHPSLPAVRFAACAALPVNVRDRAQTSRSLPAGFLLSYAAKAALFAALVSLRGLRARMPAYAVVAFDGAHVYLMLELFLASAAAFARTLLGAELKPQFDRPYLASSLRDFWGRRWNLMVPGALRPSVYRPVRARLGYSAGVLATFLVSGLMHEVMFYYITLEAGTGEVTAFFVLHGACVVAERRWVRRGSAWRPPRAAATAATLAFVTGTASWLFFAPVIRSGLDKAIVAECEGILALLEAAVRRLAARLVWNWS, from the coding sequence ATGGCGTCCGAGGTAGCCAGCCTTGCACTGGTctcggccgccgtggccgcggccatGGCCTACGCGCGCCTCGCCGCCTCGCGCTTGGGCCCCGGCCTCCCCCGCCTCGCGGCGCTCCTcccggtgctcctcctcctccccatcctccccttcaCCTTCTCCTCCATCCACCTCCGCACCATCTCCGCCTTCTTCCTCGTCTGGCTCTGCGGCTTcaagctcctcctcctcgccgccggccacggCCCGCTCCACCCGTCCCTCCCAGCCGTGCGCTTCGCCGCCTGCGCCGCGCTCCCCGTCAATGTCCGGGACAGGGCGCAGACCTCGCGGTCCCTCCCTGCCGGGTTCCTGCTCTCCTACGCGGCCAAGGCGGCCCTCTTCGCGGCGCTCGTCTCGCTCCGTGGCCTCCGGGCGAGGATGCCGGCGTACGCCGTGGTCGCGTTCGACGGCGCGCACGTGTACCTGATGCTCGAGCTCTTCCTGGCGTCCGCCGCGGCGTTCGCCCGGACGCTGCTGGGCGCGGAGCTGAAGCCGCAGTTCGACCGGCCGTACCTCGCCTCGTCGCTCCGCGACTTCTGGGGCCGGCGGTGGAACCTCATGGTCCCCGGGGCGCTCCGGCCGAGCGTGTACCGCCCCGTGCGCGCCCGCCTCGGCTACTCCGCCGGCGTGCTCGCCACGTTCCTCGTGTCGGGCCTCATGCACGAGGTGATGTTCTACTACATCACGCTCGAGGCCGGCACGGGGGAGGTGACCGCGTTCTTCGTCCTCCACGGCGCGTGCGTGGTGGCCGAGCGGCGGTGGGTGAGGCGGGGCAGCGCATGGCGGCCGCcgcgcgcggcggcgacggcggccacgCTGGCGTTCGTGACGGGGACCGCGTCCTGGCTCTTCTTCGCGCCCGTCATACGGAGCGGGCTGGACAAGGCCATCGTCGCCGAGTGCGAGGGAATTCTGGCCTTGCTGGAGGCGGCTGTGCGGAGGCTGGCTGCACGCCTGGTTTGGAATTGGAGCTGA
- the LOC123052497 gene encoding probable mitochondrial import inner membrane translocase subunit TIM21 encodes MAAAAARSGSRRLFSISALVPPKPPTPPPKADPFASLFAPGLSKRTTTDGLREAFAKSGEVVHASSVKNSRWYMINANRSGPLTVRKEYRKVLPSFIRPSASYSTEASEKRPKQERTDLTTVEDPFNAPTYNIPEKPVTFVEGASYSVVILAGLGVAALAGYAVFKELIFEPKEYKIFGKALVRVQSDSQVTAKIGYPITGYGTESRNRAARQRIQNRVWTDEDGVEHVEVGFHIRGPHGAGKVFAEMFKDSSDRTWKFTFLLVEITSPRPAQIMLESYLPA; translated from the exons atggcggcggctgcgGCAAGGTCCGGATCCCGGCGCTTGTTCTCCATATCCGCCCTGGTGCCACCGAAGCCGCCGACCCCTCCCCCGAAGGCAGACCCCTTCGCCAGCCTCTTCGCCCCCG GGTTAAGCAAGCGAACAACAACTGATGGACTTAGGGAAGCTTTTGCAAAGTCTGGTGAAGTTGTGCATG CATCATCTGTAAAAAATTCAAGGTGGTATATGATCAATGCAAACCGTTCAGGTCCTTTGACAGTGCGTAAAGAATACCGCAAAGTGCTTCCTTCTTTCATAAGGCCATCTGCATCTTACTCCACAGAAGCCTCAGAAAAAAGACCAAAACAG GAGAGAACAGACTTGACGACTGTTGAAGATCCCTTTAATGCCCCTACCTACAATATACCTGAGAAGCCAGTGACATTTGTCGAGGGCGCCTCTTACAGTGTTGTAATACTTGCTGGGCTTGGAGTTGCTGCATTGGCTGGATATGCTGTTTTCAAAGAGCTTATATTTGAACCAAAAGA GTACAAGATTTTTGGGAAAGCTCTAGTAAGAGTTCAGAGTGATAGTCAG GTTACAGCCAAAATTGGTTACCCTATAACTGGTTATGGTACGGAATCCAGAAACCGCGCAGCTCGGCAGCGCATCCAAAACAGGGTTTGGACAGATGAGGATGGTGTTGAACATGTGGAG GTAGGCTTTCACATCCGAGGGCCGCATGGAGCTGGAAAGGTCTTTGCGGAGATGTTCAAAGATAGCTCCGACAGGACATGGAAGTTCACGTTTCTTCTCGTCGAGATTACGTCACCGCGACCTGCACAAATCATGTTAGAATCTTACCTACCAGCATAG